From a single Photobacterium gaetbulicola Gung47 genomic region:
- a CDS encoding putative peptide ABC transporter, permease protein (COG4239) codes for MKLNPLTKERWARFRAHKRGYWSLWIFSLLFFSSLFAEIIANDKPLVIQFQSQWYFPIVTPYSETEFGGEFDAEADYTDPYVAELIEADGFMIWPLIRFSYDTINYNLSGPAPSPPDSINWLGTDDKGRDVLARIIYGFRISVLFGFALTIISTVIGVIVGACQGYYGGWLDLFGQRFIEVWSGMPTLFLLIILSSFVEPNFWWLLGIMVLFSWMGLVGVVRAEFLRCRNLDYVRAAQAMGVGDGRIMLRHMLPNAMVASLTMMPFILSGSVTTLTSLDFLGFGLPAGSPSLGELLAQGKTNLQAPWLGLSAFVVLSIMLSLLVFVGEAVRDAFDPHHQR; via the coding sequence GTGAAACTGAACCCATTAACCAAGGAACGCTGGGCAAGATTTCGGGCACATAAGCGAGGCTATTGGTCGCTTTGGATCTTCTCGTTGCTGTTTTTCAGCAGCCTGTTTGCTGAAATTATTGCCAATGATAAACCGCTGGTGATCCAGTTTCAGTCGCAGTGGTATTTCCCTATTGTGACCCCATACTCGGAGACGGAGTTCGGCGGCGAATTCGACGCCGAGGCCGACTACACCGATCCGTATGTCGCCGAGCTGATCGAGGCCGACGGCTTTATGATCTGGCCGCTCATCCGTTTCAGTTACGACACCATCAACTACAACTTGTCGGGGCCCGCCCCGTCTCCGCCGGATAGCATCAACTGGCTTGGCACCGATGATAAGGGACGGGATGTCCTGGCTCGGATCATCTATGGTTTTCGGATTTCGGTGTTGTTTGGGTTTGCCCTAACCATTATATCCACCGTCATTGGTGTGATTGTCGGTGCTTGTCAGGGCTATTACGGCGGCTGGCTTGATCTGTTCGGCCAGCGCTTCATCGAAGTATGGTCGGGTATGCCGACCTTGTTCTTGCTGATCATATTGTCGAGTTTTGTCGAGCCAAACTTCTGGTGGCTGCTGGGTATTATGGTGCTCTTTAGCTGGATGGGACTGGTCGGTGTCGTGCGTGCCGAGTTTCTCCGTTGCCGCAATCTCGATTATGTCCGGGCGGCGCAGGCGATGGGGGTCGGTGATGGCCGCATTATGCTGCGCCATATGCTGCCCAACGCCATGGTGGCCTCGCTCACTATGATGCCGTTTATTCTCAGCGGTTCGGTGACCACGCTAACCTCGCTGGATTTCCTTGGCTTTGGCCTGCCGGCCGGGTCGCCGTCACTGGGCGAACTGCTGGCCCAGGGCAAAACGAACCTTCAGGCCCCTTGGCTGGGCTTATCGGCTTTTGTTGTTCTGTCTATCATGCTTAGCTTGCTGGTTTTTGTCGGTGAAGCGGTACGTGATGCATTTGATCCCCACCACCAGAGGTAA